The following are encoded together in the Zingiber officinale cultivar Zhangliang chromosome 8A, Zo_v1.1, whole genome shotgun sequence genome:
- the LOC122010265 gene encoding CBL-interacting protein kinase 19-like yields MAEAAAPETSLAEKRRKKDTGGGGLLLGRFDVGRLLGAGSFAKVYVARDVRTDELVAIKALDKEKIVKGGFAAHIKREIAILRRVRHPYIVQLFEVMATKTKIYFVMEYVRGGELFGRVAKGRLLEDTARRYFQQLISAVSFCHARGVFHRDLKPENLLIDDNGDLKVSDFGLSAVAGQMHVDGLLHTFCGTPAYVAPEILARRGYDGAKVDVWSCGVILFVLMAGYLPFHDSSIVAMYRKIYKGSFRCPRWLSQDLNHLLHRLLDVNPQSRATIPEIMENPWFRKGFRHIRFYIEDNQLHSFNDSDSEDEQLKSNEPKPDETDESGSESDSSVASCPASFYGDSYEHHPSLRPPSLTAFDIISFSSGFDLSGLFEEKAEMTRFLSKEPVPAIVSKLEDIAKVVSLKVRKKGSQINLEGTRESEKGPLTIGVDIYELTPWIVVVEVKKKAGDGEEYEEFCNKVLKPGLQDIVYESSHIARNTE; encoded by the coding sequence ATGGCAGAAGCAGCCGCGCCGGAAACGAGCTTGgccgagaagaggaggaagaaggatacGGGAGGAGGTGGTCTCCTCCTCGGGCGGTTTGATGTAGGCAGGCTCCTCGGTGCTGGTTCCTTCGCCAAGGTCTACGTCGCTCGCGACGTGCGCACCGATGAGCTCGTGGCCATCAAGGCGCTTGACAAGGAGAAGATCGTCAAGGGTGGGTTCGCCGCGCACATCAAGCGCGAGATCGCCATCCTCCGCCGTGTACGTCATCCCTACATCGTGCAGCTCTTCGAGGTCATGGCGACCAAGACCAAGATCTATTTCGTCATGGAGTACGTCCGCGGCGGCGAGCTTTTCGGCCGTGTCGCGAAGGGGCGCCTCCTCGAGGACACCGCCCGCCGCTATTTTCAGCAGCTGATCTCCGCGGTGTCCTTCTGCCATGCCAGAGGCGTCTTCCACCGGGACCTCAAGCCAGAGAACCTCCTCATCGACGATAATGGCGACCTCAAAGTGTCTGACTTCGGCCTCTCGGCCGTGGCTGGGCAGATGCACGTCGACGGGCTCTTGCATACCTTCTGCGGCACGCCAGCGTACGTCGCTCCGGAGATTCTCGCCCGCAGGGGCTACGATGGCGCTAAGGTTGACGTCTGGTCCTGTGGCGTCATCCTCTTCGTGCTCATGGCTGGTTACCTCCCCTTCCACGACAGCAGCATTGTGGCCATGTACCGGAAGATCTACAAAGGATCCTTCCGGTGCCCACGCTGGTTATCGCAAGACCTCAACCATCTCCTCCATCGCCTCCTTGATGTGAATCCCCAATCCCGAGCCACCATTCCGGAGATCATGGAGAATCCCTGGTTCAGAAAAGGGTTCCGGCACATCCGATTTTATATCGAAGACAACCAATTGCATAGCTTTAACGAttcagattcagaagatgaacaaTTGAAGAGTAACGAACCCAAGCCGGATGAGACGGACGAATCAGGGTCGGAATCGGATAGCTCCGTGGCTTCCTGTCCGGCATCATTCTACGGCGATTCCTACGAACATCATCCATCGTTGAGGCCACCAAGCCTTACTGCATTTGATATCATATCTTTCTCCAGTGGCTTTGACCTCTCAGGTTTGTTTGAAGAAAAAGCGGAGATGACCAGGTTCCTGTCCAAGGAGCCTGTCCCAGCAATAGTATCTAAATTGGAAGACATTGCAAAGGTAGTAAGCTTGAAGGTCAGGAAGAAGGGAAGCCAGATCAATTTAGAAGGAACTAGAGAGAGTGAGAAGGGCCCCTTGACGATCGGCGTGGATATATATGAGCTTACGCCATGGATTGTTGTAGTGGAGGTGAAGAAGAAGGCAGGCGATGGAGAGGAGTATGAAGAGTTCTGCAATAAGGTGCTCAAGCCAGGGTTACAAGATATCGTCTATGAGTCCTCCCACATTGCACGTAATACCGAATAG
- the LOC122010266 gene encoding interactor of constitutive active ROPs 1-like → MSRSRASEFPKRPGPLRLQTSSEANVLHRTVSAVAGASPKSGGRHSPRVCLHENEKKRGTRDADQLELKLGEAEEELKELRAQLSSEEATKLDAKRAVAVNLVEEEKDRVDPSDKDDDSGHEVGDRDEEEEWRKEMFMLKAFLLEKEKEAEILREEAVLLRARAAAELAVILAAARAREEALMTKVRSVEEELKQSAAKEEMLAEQLRTAETEKTSAEAEMKRLRTQNEQWRKATEAAAEALEDPGEWGSASMTREEVGKRNGFRVWVFGDVGKKKAPYK, encoded by the exons ATGTCGAGATCGAG AGCGTCCGAATTCCCAAAGCGCCCAGGGCCGCTCCGCCTGCAGACCAGTTCCGAGGCCAACGTCCTCCACCGCACAGTGTCCGCGGTGGCCGGCGCCTCCCCCAAGTCCGGAGGTCGTCATTCCCCTCGCGTCTGCTTGCATGAG AACGAGAAGAAGCGCGGCACTAGAGATGCGGATCAACTGGAATTGAAGCTTGGCGAAGCGGAGGAGGAGCTCAAGGAACTGAGAGCTCAATTGTCTTCGGAGGAGGCCACCAAGCTTGACGCCAAGCGTGCTGTTGCCGTGAACTTAGTCGAGGAAGAAAAAGATCGGGTGGATCCTTCAGATAAAGACGATGACTCTGGGCACGAAGTAGGGGATCGAGACGAAGAGGAAGAATGGCGGAAGGAGATGTTCATGCTGAAGGCTTTTCTGCTGGAGAAGGAGAAAGAGGCGGAGATTCTTCGAGAAGAAGCTGTGCTTCTCCGGGCGAGAGCAGCGGCAGAGTTGGCCGTCATCCTCGCTGCCGCGCGTGCAAGGGAAGAGGCGCTGATGACGAAGGTAAGATcggtggaggaggagctgaaaCAAAGCGCGGCCAAGGAAGAGATGTTAGCAGAGCAGCTGCGCACGGCAGAAACAGAGAAGACATCGGCGGAAGCCGAGATGAAGCGGCTGAGGACGCAAAATGAGCAATGGAGGAAGGCCACAGAGGCGGCAGCCGAGGCACTGGAGGATCCCGGCGAGTGGGGCTCGGCATCGATGACCCGAGAGGAAGTGGGGAAGAGGAACGGGTTTCGCGTTTGGGTGTTTGGCGATGTCGGGAAAAAGAAAGCTCCGTACAAATAA